From Synoicihabitans lomoniglobus, the proteins below share one genomic window:
- the pth gene encoding aminoacyl-tRNA hydrolase, translating into MSIKLVLGLGNPGREYAETRHNIGWRVLDALAEREKLAWKTQPAFSAEIARWDHPSGRPVLLAKPLTYMNESGRAAAALTSYFKIPKPAIALVYDDLTIDLGLVKITDRGSAGGHNGVADVLAKLGNGFIRHRLGIGPKSPPQMDLKDFVLGKFSPEQRLIVEQNLTHYLSGLDLLLTSGTEKAMNLLNRRVPHEPEQT; encoded by the coding sequence ATGTCCATCAAGCTCGTGCTCGGCCTGGGAAACCCCGGCCGGGAATACGCAGAAACGCGTCATAATATCGGTTGGAGAGTGCTCGATGCCCTCGCCGAACGAGAAAAACTGGCGTGGAAAACGCAGCCTGCGTTTTCCGCCGAGATCGCCCGGTGGGATCACCCGTCCGGTCGTCCGGTGCTGTTGGCCAAGCCACTCACGTATATGAACGAGAGTGGCCGCGCCGCCGCCGCGCTCACGAGCTACTTCAAAATCCCCAAACCGGCCATCGCGCTCGTTTACGACGATCTCACGATTGATCTCGGTTTGGTGAAGATCACCGATCGCGGCAGTGCCGGCGGCCACAACGGCGTGGCCGACGTGCTCGCCAAGCTGGGCAACGGCTTTATCCGCCACCGCCTGGGGATTGGTCCGAAGTCGCCCCCGCAGATGGACCTCAAGGATTTCGTCCTTGGCAAGTTCAGTCCCGAACAACGCCTCATCGTCGAACAAAACCTAACCCATTATTTATCCGGCTTGGATCTGCTGCTGACCAGTGGAACCGAAAAAGCCATGAACCTTCTAAACCGCAGAGTCCCACATGAACCCGAACAAACGTAA
- the dnaB gene encoding replicative DNA helicase gives MDQAPPEFRSKNRRRPERNGEDSDVPTLGRQPPHSIDAEEYLLSCCLLDGSDSIAKCLEKKLPPAAFFFPANRIIYEKLLELYQKSPPVAIEVLAEELKTTGQLDEIGGVPYLMQVSSRIPTTAQTDYFLERVRELYLLRQLIKVGTSTVEQCFSFQGGLEEFVDKVEQDIFQVTQDRVSDAAKSMKETAKEAWVVIDKMMHHKGEITGVSSGFKELDAMTYGFQAAEMIVLAARPSMGKTSLALNMAESAALPKRGEPAGVLLFSLEMSAAQLGMRMLCSRGRVNMKKLREGFVRPGGDEYRDLVQAADELSKAPIFIDDSSQLTIMELRAKARRLATRQKLGFVVVDYLQLLSATDPKTPREQQVAEISRGLKSLAKELAVPVLVLSQLNRAAEKENRTPKLSDLRESGSIEQDADVVLMLARPRDADEKFQVAADSAELIVAKQRNGPVGDLKLTFLRDITRFENYTP, from the coding sequence ATGGATCAAGCCCCCCCAGAGTTCAGGTCAAAGAATCGCCGTCGCCCCGAACGCAACGGCGAAGACAGCGATGTGCCGACGTTGGGACGTCAGCCGCCGCACTCGATCGACGCGGAGGAATACCTGCTTTCCTGCTGTCTCCTGGATGGATCGGACTCGATTGCGAAGTGCTTGGAGAAGAAGCTGCCTCCGGCCGCCTTTTTTTTCCCGGCCAACCGCATCATTTACGAAAAGCTCCTCGAGCTTTATCAAAAGAGCCCTCCCGTCGCCATCGAAGTGTTGGCGGAGGAGCTCAAGACGACCGGACAATTGGATGAGATCGGCGGGGTGCCTTACCTGATGCAGGTGAGCAGCCGGATTCCCACCACCGCCCAGACGGACTACTTCCTGGAGCGGGTGCGTGAGCTCTACCTGCTGCGCCAGTTGATCAAGGTCGGCACCTCCACGGTGGAGCAGTGTTTTTCGTTTCAAGGCGGGCTGGAGGAGTTCGTCGACAAAGTCGAACAGGACATCTTCCAAGTGACGCAGGATCGCGTGAGCGATGCTGCGAAGTCCATGAAGGAGACGGCGAAGGAGGCCTGGGTGGTCATCGACAAGATGATGCACCACAAGGGCGAGATCACCGGCGTGTCCTCGGGATTCAAAGAATTGGACGCGATGACCTACGGCTTCCAGGCCGCGGAAATGATCGTGCTGGCCGCCCGTCCGTCGATGGGCAAGACCTCGCTGGCCCTCAACATGGCGGAATCCGCCGCGCTGCCCAAACGCGGTGAACCGGCGGGCGTGTTACTCTTTTCGCTCGAAATGAGCGCGGCGCAGTTGGGCATGCGTATGCTCTGTTCGCGAGGCCGGGTAAATATGAAGAAACTTCGGGAGGGTTTCGTGCGTCCCGGAGGAGATGAATACCGTGATCTGGTGCAGGCCGCCGACGAACTCTCCAAAGCCCCCATCTTCATCGACGACTCCAGCCAGCTGACCATCATGGAGTTACGCGCCAAGGCGAGACGGCTCGCCACCCGCCAAAAGCTGGGATTTGTCGTCGTCGACTACCTGCAATTGCTGAGCGCGACCGACCCCAAGACTCCGCGCGAACAACAAGTTGCGGAAATTTCCCGCGGATTAAAATCCCTCGCCAAGGAACTTGCAGTCCCCGTGTTGGTTCTCAGTCAGCTCAATCGTGCCGCTGAGAAAGAAAATCGAACTCCCAAACTCTCTGATCTCCGTGAATCTGGCTCCATCGAGCAGGATGCCGACGTCGTCCTGATGCTTGCTCGTCCTCGAGATGCCGATGAGAAGTTTCAGGTCGCCGCCGACTCCGCCGAGTTAATCGTTGCCAAGCAACGAAACGGACCGGTAGGAGACTTGAAGCTTACGTTCCTCCGAGACATCACTCGCTTTGAAAACTACACACCGTAG
- a CDS encoding OmpH family outer membrane protein: MMKNSLKTLCVLVAFAAAASAGFAQAPKIAIVDMARLFDSHYKTAEKNVVFQSEQERVKAEINRLNGEGLALQEEAQSIAEQLNNPVLSEDAKVKIQEDARAKVAQLQQKQGEMNALVQNSSESLKKRVMNFRSLLMDEIGKVAVEVAKRQGATLLMDKSGPSLLGMPAVLYYEPSLEITDAVLAEINKTRPAGTPAATTTGEEPTVSFPAAGN; encoded by the coding sequence ATGATGAAGAACTCCCTGAAAACCCTGTGCGTGCTCGTGGCCTTCGCTGCGGCGGCTTCGGCCGGCTTCGCTCAAGCACCCAAGATTGCAATTGTCGATATGGCTCGCCTCTTCGACAGCCACTACAAGACGGCGGAAAAGAACGTCGTCTTCCAGAGCGAGCAAGAGCGCGTGAAGGCCGAAATCAATCGTCTCAATGGCGAAGGACTCGCTCTGCAGGAAGAGGCTCAAAGCATTGCCGAACAACTCAACAATCCGGTGCTCTCGGAAGACGCCAAAGTCAAAATCCAGGAAGATGCCCGGGCCAAGGTCGCCCAACTGCAGCAAAAGCAAGGCGAGATGAACGCGCTCGTGCAAAACAGCAGCGAGTCGCTCAAAAAGCGCGTGATGAACTTCCGCAGCTTGCTCATGGACGAAATCGGCAAAGTGGCCGTGGAAGTCGCCAAGCGCCAAGGTGCTACGCTCCTCATGGACAAGTCCGGTCCGTCGCTCCTCGGCATGCCGGCCGTGCTCTACTACGAGCCCTCCCTGGAGATCACCGACGCCGTCCTGGCTGAGATCAACAAGACCCGTCCGGCGGGCACCCCGGCCGCCACCACCACCGGCGAAGAGCCTACCGTCAGCTTCCCGGCCGCCGGTAACTAA
- a CDS encoding 30S ribosomal protein S6, producing MNPNKRNYRATFILDNRGVEETVEQIIENVKQEIVTCEGEVGEIENLGQRDFARVTDPKRPSGVYVQVDFAAPATAPAALKERLRLNRTVYRTYVQSA from the coding sequence ATGAACCCGAACAAACGTAACTACCGCGCCACCTTCATCCTCGATAACCGTGGAGTGGAGGAAACCGTTGAGCAAATCATCGAAAACGTGAAGCAAGAGATCGTCACTTGCGAAGGCGAAGTCGGTGAGATTGAAAACCTCGGCCAGCGTGATTTCGCCCGCGTCACCGACCCGAAGCGCCCGAGCGGCGTCTACGTGCAGGTCGACTTCGCTGCTCCCGCCACGGCCCCGGCCGCCCTCAAAGAGCGCCTGCGCCTCAACCGCACCGTTTATCGCACTTACGTCCAAAGCGCCTGA
- the bamA gene encoding outer membrane protein assembly factor BamA: MRIFRILVLFALVSGSGTSALAQDFGAGSAPTIEQIIIRFQGATNVSEQIVRANMQVREGSELSEVLIDRDIRSLYRTSLFEFIEVKRETLPSGRVNLVFELTPRYRVLTVIFDGNDRIRDRRLEKEISTKANLVLDERQVKEDSEKIREYYQKVGFNRISIYYEIDRDRSTGFGTVTFKISEGAKVRVSSVDFTGNDHVKARKLRKQMETKKWWFWSWLLGTGRFKDHEFEDDLEKLRDYYREEGYLDVRIPPEQIRYDYPTPERLEITIHVDEGRQYRIGTIDVTGATKVPGELLKFALKQKPGDVFVPSKLDEDAAEIEKFYGRGGHLDARVTLLRVPNLQTGDIDLEYIIDEGDPYDVESIRIEGNTKSKSIIILRELVLGPGEIFDTTRMEISKLRLENTRFFDDVNITPESTNIPGRRNLKVAVREGRTGNLTFGAGFSSLERAVIFAELTQSNFDIFNRRSFFQGDGQKFRLRLQLGDQSSEIVMSFEEPWLFEKQLATGFTLFRTTSDFNSAIYNEIRTGGEVYMRKRLFELVNGQLSYSYQVVDIGNISPSAPAVVQALAGERSISKVGFTLERDTRNKIVNTTAGNRVELRFDVAGGIFGGDSDYYRMEFRGAQFYPLFEFQQQVLAIILRGGVVDSYGDSTGVPFYEKFFLGGPYTLRGFEYREVGPKDSLSNEPIGGNTYGMLTLEYTIDIVSPVRFAIFYDAGFVNDGAFDFNPARYNDNFGVGLGLFVAGAPLRLDFGIPLTSDDVNDKGNQFNFSFGTRF; the protein is encoded by the coding sequence ATGCGGATATTCCGTATTTTAGTCCTGTTTGCCTTGGTCTCCGGGAGTGGCACGTCCGCTCTGGCCCAAGACTTTGGTGCTGGAAGCGCTCCGACGATCGAACAGATCATCATTCGTTTCCAGGGTGCAACCAATGTGAGCGAGCAGATCGTGCGCGCCAATATGCAGGTGCGTGAAGGTTCCGAGCTCAGCGAAGTGCTCATCGACCGCGACATCCGGTCCTTGTATCGCACGAGTTTGTTCGAGTTCATCGAGGTCAAGCGGGAGACGTTGCCCAGCGGCCGGGTGAACCTGGTGTTCGAGCTCACCCCGCGCTACCGCGTGCTGACGGTGATTTTCGACGGCAATGACCGCATCCGCGATCGTCGGTTGGAAAAAGAGATTTCAACCAAGGCCAACCTCGTGCTCGACGAGCGTCAGGTGAAGGAGGATTCGGAGAAGATCCGCGAGTATTACCAGAAGGTCGGATTCAACCGGATTTCCATTTACTACGAGATCGACCGTGATCGGTCCACGGGCTTCGGCACGGTCACCTTTAAAATCAGTGAAGGTGCCAAGGTGCGCGTTTCGTCCGTCGATTTCACGGGCAATGATCACGTCAAGGCGCGCAAATTGCGGAAGCAGATGGAAACCAAGAAGTGGTGGTTCTGGTCCTGGTTGCTCGGCACGGGTCGCTTCAAGGACCATGAGTTCGAAGACGATTTGGAAAAACTGCGGGATTACTACCGCGAGGAAGGTTACCTCGATGTGCGCATCCCGCCGGAACAGATCCGTTATGACTATCCCACGCCGGAACGCCTGGAGATCACCATCCATGTTGATGAGGGTCGCCAATACCGGATCGGCACCATCGATGTCACCGGGGCCACGAAGGTGCCGGGCGAGTTGCTGAAATTCGCCTTGAAGCAAAAACCGGGCGATGTGTTCGTCCCGTCCAAGCTCGATGAAGATGCCGCCGAGATTGAGAAGTTTTACGGTCGAGGAGGGCACTTGGATGCCCGGGTGACCCTGTTGCGGGTGCCGAATCTGCAGACGGGTGACATCGACCTCGAATACATCATCGACGAAGGCGATCCCTACGACGTCGAATCCATCCGGATCGAGGGCAACACCAAGTCCAAGAGCATCATTATCCTGCGCGAACTCGTGCTGGGACCGGGTGAAATCTTTGACACGACTCGCATGGAGATTTCCAAGCTGCGTTTGGAAAACACGCGCTTCTTCGACGACGTGAACATCACGCCGGAAAGCACGAACATCCCGGGCCGCCGCAACCTCAAGGTCGCGGTGCGTGAAGGCCGCACGGGTAACCTCACCTTTGGCGCCGGCTTCAGCTCTCTGGAGCGGGCCGTGATCTTCGCCGAGCTGACCCAGTCCAATTTCGATATCTTTAACCGTCGTTCCTTCTTCCAAGGCGATGGCCAGAAATTCCGGCTGCGCCTGCAACTCGGTGACCAGTCCAGTGAGATCGTGATGTCGTTTGAGGAACCCTGGTTGTTTGAGAAACAACTGGCCACGGGCTTCACCCTCTTCCGCACCACGTCGGACTTTAACAGCGCCATCTACAACGAGATCCGCACCGGTGGTGAAGTCTACATGCGCAAACGCCTCTTTGAATTGGTCAACGGCCAGTTGTCCTACTCCTACCAAGTGGTGGATATCGGCAACATTTCGCCGAGCGCCCCGGCCGTGGTGCAAGCATTGGCCGGCGAGCGTTCGATTTCGAAAGTCGGCTTCACGTTGGAACGCGACACGCGCAACAAGATCGTCAACACCACCGCCGGTAATCGCGTCGAACTCCGTTTCGATGTCGCGGGTGGCATCTTCGGCGGCGACTCCGACTACTACCGTATGGAGTTCCGCGGGGCGCAGTTCTATCCGTTGTTCGAGTTCCAACAGCAGGTGCTCGCCATCATCCTGCGTGGTGGCGTCGTCGACAGTTACGGCGACAGCACGGGCGTGCCGTTCTACGAGAAATTCTTCCTCGGCGGACCTTACACCCTGCGCGGCTTTGAATACCGTGAAGTGGGTCCCAAGGATTCGCTGAGCAACGAGCCGATCGGTGGTAACACCTACGGCATGCTGACGCTGGAGTATACGATCGATATCGTGTCCCCGGTGCGTTTCGCGATCTTCTACGACGCCGGTTTCGTCAACGACGGTGCGTTTGATTTCAATCCCGCCCGTTACAACGACAACTTCGGTGTCGGTCTGGGATTGTTCGTGGCAGGTGCCCCGTTGCGCCTCGATTTCGGTATTCCCCTCACGTCGGATGACGTGAACGATAAGGGTAACCAGTTTAATTTTTCTTTCGGCACCCGATTCTAA
- the rplI gene encoding 50S ribosomal protein L9, whose product MANTEVLLLKPVDGLGGEGDQVKVRAGYARNFLLPQGFAAPMTVANRKRVDALCKRRAEREAAELNGAQDLAKQLEKLSIAFAVQTGEGGKMFGAITAADLHEKIIEGGVELDKKKVHLYTPVKTLGNHTAKIKLHPEVSVELSFDVVSENPIEESTEGEGDEAQA is encoded by the coding sequence ATGGCTAACACCGAAGTTCTCCTCCTCAAACCCGTCGATGGTCTCGGCGGCGAAGGCGACCAAGTAAAAGTTCGCGCCGGCTACGCTCGTAACTTCCTCCTCCCGCAGGGCTTTGCCGCCCCCATGACCGTTGCCAACCGCAAGCGCGTCGATGCGTTGTGCAAGCGTCGCGCCGAGCGCGAAGCCGCTGAGCTCAACGGGGCGCAGGATCTCGCCAAGCAGCTCGAGAAGCTCTCCATCGCATTCGCCGTGCAAACGGGCGAGGGCGGCAAGATGTTCGGCGCCATCACGGCCGCCGACTTGCACGAGAAGATCATCGAGGGCGGCGTCGAGCTCGATAAGAAGAAGGTCCACCTCTACACCCCGGTGAAGACCCTCGGCAACCACACCGCCAAGATCAAGTTGCACCCCGAAGTCAGCGTCGAGCTGTCCTTCGACGTCGTTTCCGAAAACCCGATCGAGGAATCGACCGAGGGCGAGGGCGACGAGGCTCAAGCCTGA
- a CDS encoding single-stranded DNA-binding protein, which translates to MANLNRVLLIGNLTRDPELRVTPKGNSICQFGLAVNRTFKDGAGQPREETTFIDIEAWGRQGEVISKYCTKGRALFVEGRLRFDQWDDKNTGQKRSRLSVVLENFQFIGSRGDGPGGDDSSGGSGSSFSASPERSSPPPRAPKPAPAPEENLDEDVPF; encoded by the coding sequence ATGGCCAATCTCAATCGCGTCCTCCTCATCGGCAACCTGACCCGTGACCCGGAACTCCGGGTGACGCCGAAGGGCAATTCCATTTGCCAATTCGGTTTGGCGGTCAATCGCACCTTCAAAGACGGTGCGGGCCAGCCTCGGGAAGAAACCACCTTCATTGATATCGAAGCGTGGGGTCGGCAGGGCGAAGTGATTTCGAAGTATTGCACCAAGGGTCGAGCGCTGTTCGTCGAAGGTCGTCTCCGTTTTGATCAATGGGATGACAAAAACACGGGCCAAAAGCGCAGCCGTCTCTCCGTTGTGCTGGAAAATTTCCAGTTCATCGGCAGCCGCGGTGACGGACCGGGAGGCGATGATTCATCCGGTGGCAGCGGCAGCAGTTTCTCCGCTTCGCCGGAGCGCAGTTCACCACCGCCCCGCGCTCCCAAGCCCGCTCCGGCACCCGAGGAAAACCTCGACGAAGACGTGCCGTTCTAA